CGTGTTCTGCATCGGCCATTCCGGGCGCTACGGCGGCGCGCGCTTCTTCGCCGCCTGCGGCTACCCCTCGGCGCGCATCGCGCCCTTCCTGCACGTGGTGGAACCCGCTGCGGTTCGGGCGAGAGCGCTCAAGCGCGACCAACCTCAGATCCTCTACGTCGGCCAGCTCATCCCCCGCAAGCGTGTCGACCTGCTGCTCACCGCGTTCAGCCAGTTCGGCCAGCCCCAGGCGCAGCTGCGCATCATCGGCAAGGGCGCGGAGGAGCAGAACCTGCGCCAGCTCGCCCAGCAGCTCGGCGTGGCCGACCGCGTGCAGTTCTCGCCCGGCATGCCCAACGCCGACACCGTCGCGGCCATGGCCGAGGCCGACGTGCTGGTGCTGCCCAGCCGCTTCGACGGCTGGGGCGCGGTGGTCAACGAAGCCTTGATGGTCGGCACGCCGGTGATCTGCAGCGACCGCTGCGGCGCCAGCGACCTGATCGAAGACGGCCGCAACGGCTACGTGTTCGAGGCCGGCAGCGCCAACGCTCTGCGCGCCTGCCTGCAGAGCTTCTTCCAATACGTGCGCACCGACCGCGCGGCGCTGGCGGCCGCAGAGTCGGCCCGGCTGGACGGCAACGCGGCGGCCGCGCGCTTCCAGCACAACGTCACCCGCCTGCTCGCCCCGCGAGGGCCGATGGGCCTGCAACCGAGCGCCACCGGCGCGGGAGTGTCACAGCCATGAACATCGGCATCCTCACCTTTCACTTCAGCGACAACTACGGCGCCGCGCTGCAGGCCTACGCCTTGCGCCGCTGGCTCACCGAACAAGGGCACCGCGCCAGCTTCATCGACTACCGGCCCGCGCACATCGAACACGGCGGCCGGCTTTGCCTGCCCACGTCGACGGCCCAGCTCAAGGCCAACCTGAAGGTGGTCTACCTGGCAACCTCCGCCTTCCTCAACCGCCACTTCGGCCACCGTGGCCAGCAGGAAAAGTTCGAGCGCTTCCGCGAACACTTCCTACAGCTGTACGGCAATGCCGCGCCCAGCGGCGACAGCGCCTGGCGGAAGGCCGCGCAGGGCTACGACCTCATCGTCGCCGGCAGCGACCAGATCTGGAGCCCCTCGCAGCACCACGGCTTCGATCCGAACTACTTCCTGGCCTTCGACGAAGCTTTGCGGGCGCGCAAGATCTCGTACGCGGCCAGCTTCGGGCGCGACCAGGTCTCACCCGAACAAGCCGAGCAACTGCCTGCGCTGCTGCGCCACTTCGACGCGATCTCGGTGCGCGAGGCCTCGGGCGTGGCGCTGGTGGAGCGCGCCACCGGGCACAGGCCGGCGAACGTGCCCGACCCGACCCTGCTGCTGAGCAACTACACCGAACTCATCGAGCAAACCAGCGCCCCCTTGGAGGCGTTCGAAGCCGAGGAGAACGGCTACGTGTTCTGCTACGGCCTGCGCTCGCCCGACAACATCCGCCAGACCGCCGAACTGGTGGCCGATCGGCTCGACGCCGACATCCTCTCACCACACAACCCGCACCGCCGCTGGCCCGAGATCGGACGCACGGTCCATCCGGATCCGGGCGAATGGGTGGCGCTGGTGAAACACGCGCGCTTCGTCGTCACCAACTCCTTCCACGGCACCGTCTTCGCGCTGCTGTTCAAGAAGCCTTTCGTCGTCGCCGGGCTCACCGGCGACAAGGCCACTGCCAATGCGCGCGCGCTCAACCTGTTGCGCGCGGTGGGCCTGGAACACCGCTTCGCGGCCAAGTTCTCCGCGCCCAACGTGCGGGCCATGATGGACGACGAGATTCACTGGGCGCACGTGGACGAGCGGCTGGCCGAATTGCGCGACGCCGGCCGCGCCTTCCTGCGCAGGCAGCTGCAAGCGGCGAAACCCTTGCAAGCCACGCGCCCGTCGCCAGCGGCCTTTCCTTTGCGGGCGGTGAATCCATGAGCGATTTCATGACCGACACCATGAGAGACACGCTCGGCGATGCCATGAGCGACTTCCGCTCGCTCAAGTACCGCAACCGCTTCAGCCGGGCCGACAAGCTGCGCCGCTTCGCCTGGGAAGTGGTGTGGCTACTGGCCTTCCGGCCCACGCCGCGCTGGGCGCTGCACGGCTGGCGGCGCTTCCTGCTGCGCGCGTTCGGCGCGCGCATCGGCGCCGGGTGCCGCATCGCGCCCACCTGCCGCGTGTGGGCGCCGTGGAACCTCAGCATGGGAACGCTCTGCGCGCTGGGCGACAACGTGGACTGCTACAGCATGGACCGCATCACCATCGGCTCCAAAGTGGCCGTGAGCCAGCGTTCGTTCCTATGCGCCGGCTCGCACGACGTGCGCTCGCTCACCCGGCCGCTGGTCACCGGCCCGATCGTGATCGAAGACCATGTGTGGATCGCCGCTGAAAGCATGGTGCACCCCAACGTGGTGATCCGCGAAGGCACCGTGGTCGGCGCGCGCTCGGTGGTGGTGCGCGACCTGCCGGCCTGGTCTGTCTGCGTCGGGCACCCGTGCCG
The sequence above is a segment of the Hydrogenophaga sp. BPS33 genome. Coding sequences within it:
- a CDS encoding glycosyltransferase, with the translated sequence MTYVFWHSYLMFHQAPYIRALAEVPGHTVHWCVSEDLPAYYRERGYPLPDTGAVQVHVAPDATQMAELATLPGSVQVFFGLRGFALPLAAFQASLGAPVHRFLMSENRYEPGARLLPRWLVYTWDALRYRQHLSGVFCIGHSGRYGGARFFAACGYPSARIAPFLHVVEPAAVRARALKRDQPQILYVGQLIPRKRVDLLLTAFSQFGQPQAQLRIIGKGAEEQNLRQLAQQLGVADRVQFSPGMPNADTVAAMAEADVLVLPSRFDGWGAVVNEALMVGTPVICSDRCGASDLIEDGRNGYVFEAGSANALRACLQSFFQYVRTDRAALAAAESARLDGNAAAARFQHNVTRLLAPRGPMGLQPSATGAGVSQP
- a CDS encoding polysaccharide pyruvyl transferase family protein, giving the protein MNIGILTFHFSDNYGAALQAYALRRWLTEQGHRASFIDYRPAHIEHGGRLCLPTSTAQLKANLKVVYLATSAFLNRHFGHRGQQEKFERFREHFLQLYGNAAPSGDSAWRKAAQGYDLIVAGSDQIWSPSQHHGFDPNYFLAFDEALRARKISYAASFGRDQVSPEQAEQLPALLRHFDAISVREASGVALVERATGHRPANVPDPTLLLSNYTELIEQTSAPLEAFEAEENGYVFCYGLRSPDNIRQTAELVADRLDADILSPHNPHRRWPEIGRTVHPDPGEWVALVKHARFVVTNSFHGTVFALLFKKPFVVAGLTGDKATANARALNLLRAVGLEHRFAAKFSAPNVRAMMDDEIHWAHVDERLAELRDAGRAFLRRQLQAAKPLQATRPSPAAFPLRAVNP
- a CDS encoding putative colanic acid biosynthesis acetyltransferase codes for the protein MSDFMTDTMRDTLGDAMSDFRSLKYRNRFSRADKLRRFAWEVVWLLAFRPTPRWALHGWRRFLLRAFGARIGAGCRIAPTCRVWAPWNLSMGTLCALGDNVDCYSMDRITIGSKVAVSQRSFLCAGSHDVRSLTRPLVTGPIVIEDHVWIAAESMVHPNVVIREGTVVGARSVVVRDLPAWSVCVGHPCRKIRERVLREHDHA